GAAGTGGATCCCATCATTTCAAGTTGCAAATGCTGGGTTCCTTTTCTGAGTGTTTGAATAACTGAAGTGATTCACATAATCAGTCCATCGACCACAAAAAGGCGCACTTTTGTTTTTCAGTGCGTCTCACTTTTTCATCCAACATGGAAGAGTGACAGGTAAATGCTGCCGTAACTGTCAACCCCAAATAAGACATCATTTCAAGCATTTTTTAATTAAAGTAAATTCTTGATTGCTAGTACACTACAGCAGAAAATCTAACTCACTAGATAAACAGATTAGTTCAGTTAAAGTTTCACCCAGCAATCAAATTAGTTCagtcaatacatacatacatacatacagtaagcaatcaagcaatcaagcatGCGCCACGAATCATACTGTATGAAGCAGAAAACCTCAGTTCCTTTCCTTCAAACTAATGTACAATCCAATTAGCAGATGTGGCCAAGACTCATAGAGAGCGCCAGGGAAGGTGGCCTGGATGTCATACAGACATACGTCTTCTGGAATGTCCATGAGCCTATCCAAGGTCAGGTGGGTGCTCCCTGCACAGCAACAGCACGCAAAAGTTCAGTAAAAGAGCATTTTGCAGCTAAGAGTGTTCAAATTCATTTTTAATGTACCAGTACAACTTCGAAGGAAGATACGATCTTGTGAAGTTCATCAGAGAAATCCATGCTCAAGGCCTCTATGTGAGCCTCCGGGTCGGCCCATTCATCGAGGCAGAATGGAAATACGGGTAATGAGATGATGAAGTGCATTTCCAACATGAATTTCAGAGAAGAGTTTCATTTCTGTGGTGTCCTCAACATGTAAAGCTTTTACTAGATCTTTTATTCATGCAGAGGCTTGCCATTTTGGTTGCGCGGTGTCCCAAACATTACCTTCAGATGCGACAATGAACCCTACAAGGTATCAACTACCCAACACAGTGCCTTTGAAGCCTAGAACAATGATATGGTCAACCATATAACATACAGAATCTTGCTGCAGCGGGATTATTCAGAATAGAAATATAATTTCTTGTTTCCTTCAATCCTCTGTTCACATGGTAAAATGAGTTATAGTATTACCAAATATTCAGAATATTTTTTCATCGTAGTTCTAGCTTGTGAAACATCATACTACCCTCAGAAACCCATTAGCATAACCAAAATAGCCACAGGATGCATTTTAAGCAAGCACAAATGAAATGACAAATGATTGTGAGGTAAAATCATAATACATAGGTGAAAACAGATGTCTATGAGGCCAGACTATATATGAGGTGAGAGTAGTATATTGCATACAGTGATACAGACTTACCAACCTCACTGCCAGAAACAAACAGTGCAAGAAAACTGAAAAGATGCATCTACAAGAATATAGACTGTTTGGTTTGCAAAACCAGATTATGAATTGTCCGTGTAATCCTAACTGCACAAGCACCATAGAGCGACATTATGTCATGCTAAACTATCATGGTAGATGAATCGTACTTAAATATTGAATACGTGCAGGTACATATGCAAAAGTTTGTTGCTAAAATAGTTAACATGATGAAGGATGAAAAATTATACTATCCACAAGGAGGTCCCATAATCATATCACAGGTATTTCAGTTGAACAATACTTGACCCTCGTGCTCTGTATTAGCTGATCTTTTTGTGCAACCCTAAAATTTAAAATGCAGATTGAGAACGAATATAAGCTAGTCGAGGGAGCATTTCATTCAAGGGGACCACCTTATGTTCGCTGGGCAGCAGCAATGGCTGTAAACCTTCAGACCGGCGTTCCATGGATGATGTGCAAACAAGACGATGCTCCAGATCCCATCGTCAGTGCCCTTTCTTATACCATTATGCAGGATTGCAGATTATCCACAATTTGAAAGCAGTGTAACATTTATTACATGGTTAGATTAATACCTGCAACGGGCTCATCTGCGGGGAAACATTTATTGGGCCAAATAAGCCAAACAAGCCAGCTTTATGGACCGAAAATTGGACATCTCGGTGCGACAAACACTCTTTGCTTTTTCTCTGAGGATCTTTCACATTCCCAGGGGTATAACCATATAAGGCCTAACATTGCAAGTTTCTCTGCCTACAGCTATCCTTTATATGGTCATGACCCAAGATACAGATCACCAGCAGATATTGCCTTTGCAGTTGCACTTTTTATAGCAAGAAAAAAAGGAAGCTTTGTAAGCTACTACATGGTACAGCTTACAAGGAAACTTTAAGAAGCTTCCCTAAGATCTCTCAGTAAATATGTTTAGTATTTCATTCATGATCTCATACAATTACGGATTATGATGCAGTATCATGGCGGGACAAACTTCGGGAGGTTTGCATCCTCCTATGTAACAACAAGCTACTATGATGGAGCTCCACTTGACGAATATGGCAAGTATTTCTACCGTTGCAAGCTATCTTTGACATATTTTAAAAGCGACTATTCAAAATTCTTGTAAATTAAATATTATAACATGAGCATACTCCACCAGGAAGGCACATAAAATCAAACCATGTAACATGTCTAGTTAGAAACTGATGATCTGTGAAATCTACATCAATGGAAGATCTTGAAAACACTAATTTTGGAGAACACGATAATTGATTAAATATATACATATTGATGTTTGAACTACCAAGCATACATCCAGGTTTAATATGGCAATCAACATGGTCTCATCTGAGAGAATTGCATGCTGCAGTAAAGCAATCTGAAGAACCACTACTTTCAGGATCATATTCTACTTACTCATTTGGTGAGCAACAAGAGGTGAATTTGTGTGCAGAGTGAAAGGAAACTAGGTATACTTTTTTTTCAGTAAAATTATGCGGTTAACTTTTGGCATACTACAgggacatgtttttgaaactgagtcCAACTGTGTGGCTTTCCTAGTGAACTTGGACAAGCATAAAACATCAAATATCCAATTTGGTGAAGCATCATTCCAGCTAGCTCCTAAATCAATAAGTATCCTCTCAAGTTGCAGGAGGGTAGTATTTGAAACAGCCAAGGTGAGCCAACTACCCTCAGTTCTTCAGCCATTGCAGACCTGCAGGGAGTGCTTCATTTATCAGTTTTACTTTGGGCAGGTAAATGCACAGCATGGTTTAAGAACAGCACAAGTTGTCCAGTCTCTGAACAATGTTGATACCTGGAAAATATTCAAAGAACCGATTCCTCTGGCAATAAACAACACCACACACATTGGACATCGATTTTTTGAACATCTCTCAACTACAAAAGATGAGACAGATTATCTCTGGTACCTTACTAGGTAAGATGAGCTCCAGCTTGTTTAATGGTTTAATGTTTACATTGGTTTTTAATACCTCATCCTGCCCACATTAATAATAAAATAATGAAAATCATGCAGATATGATTATAGATCAAATGGGGATACCCAGCTAGTGCTTAATGTGGAGTCACAAGCACATGTTTTACATGCTTACATCAACAATGATTATGTAGGTATGGACAGAAATACTATCTCAGTGCAGTTTATAGAAGGCACCAACTGAATAGCATCACAAAATTGAACCTCAACTATTATTCAGTTGTATATTTGCTATGTTTGCTATCTTCTTCCATATGTGATTAGGTAGTGTGCATGGGAGTCATGATGGACCTAGAAATATCATTCTCAAGACACCTATTACGCTAAGGAAAGGACAAAACTCCATATCACTGCTAAGTGTCATGGTTGGATCACCGGTATGACTTTCACTTAATTGTATAGACTCTCAAATACGAAGGTGTCGATATTTAAAATCAAGGAGCGCATGAGGTGCCATCCAACTGGTATCCATCAGGCAGCATTGCAGTCCAATAAATACATCAGCAGAGCATGGTTTCTGTTGAATTATACTCCTTCCGTTtcaaaataattgaagttctaggattctctgaagtcaaaattcatcaaatttgaccAAGTATACATCAAATTATATCAACATCTGCAATATAAATTTTATTCCATTAGTTTCAttatgaaatgtattttcatattatatatatttaGTATTGTCAGTCTTTGCGGATATGTGTATACACTTGGTCAAATTTTACTAAGTTTGACTAGGAAAATCCTAGAactatttggaatggagggagtacatgataatTGTGTTATTCAGATTTTACAGCATATATGAATAAAATACTGAACAACAttttaaaaatacaaaaaaaaacatAACCCCCTGACAGAGATTTCAACATATAGACTAGTCAGCTTAACCAAGAAAGAGGCTCACTAGAAAATCATTGGTTCTTGTTCCTTGACTGAAAATTAAGCTAAAAAAAGTGTGTCAACAAAACACACCACCCAAGCTGTGACTAGTGGACCCCAAAGGGAAAAGCTCAGTTGACTCTACATAAGCACTAATAAGAAATTAAGCACAGCAAATGGATTAGAAAAGCATGTTACCTACTATTTGCAATGGACTGAGTTTTACTCTAACAAGTAAAGGACTCTGGAGCGTACATGGAgcgaagaatttttggagttcgtaaAGTGAGCATACAACAGGGAGATCACAAATCACATTCTCTGAATAATGAGCTGTGGAAACACCAAGTAAATCCAGGTCAACACTGATTCTGAATCGATAGATCAATCTCAGATTCAAATTTTCAATCAGTTACCTTTGTGCAGATTGGCTTATCTGGAGAAATGAATAATATATACACACCGGAAGGATCATCTCGTGCGCAATGGACTGCCATCAATAAGTCCATGCACCTTCCACTTATCTGGTACAAGGTACATCAAATGTACATAAGTCTTTAATTCCTGACAGACTTCAATTACATGTTTATTCCACAGTGACAGTAACCGACAGCTTTGGGAAATTGTCGTCATTTGGTGCAGACGACATTTGACACACCATGGGGGAATGACCCAGTCACGCTGAACCTCAGCAGTATGGGGAAGGGTGAGGTGTGGATCAATGGAGAGAGCATCGGACGGTATTGGGCCTCCTTCAAAACCCCTAGCGGACAACCATCCCAGTCCTTGTCAGTACTATAACTAGTTTTACTACTAACAACACAAATTCCTTTCTTGAACTCGAATGATGAACAGCAACTGATGTCTCATTCGCTTGTCTTTTCTGAAGGTACCACGTACCACAATACTTTCTGAAGCCTAGAGAGAACACCCTCGTCCTCATGGAGGAAATGGGTGGTGATCCGCTACAGATAAGCGTGAACACAATGTCGGTTACCCGAGTATACAGTAGTGTGAATGAGTTATCCACCCCATCACTCTTGTCACGCAGAAAGCACCCAGCAGTTCGGCTCCGGTGTCAGCAAGGCAAACGCATCACGGATATTGAGTTTGCGAGCTACGGAAATCCGGCTGAGGACTGCAGAAGCTCTAGCAGGAGCTGCCTCGGGAGTTGCCACGCAGAGACAACGGAGTTTGTCGTAAAGGATGTAAAGCCCTCTGTCCTTCCAGAAGTTACATGCTGATATCATAATGCACTATCCTATTACTACTGCAATCCTAAAAACTTGGGTGCTTGTTTTATTGCTTCAGGCTTGCCTAGGCAGAAGGAAGTGCGCGATTCCGGTACGGCCTGCCAAGTTCGGAGGCGACCCGTGCCCTGGGATCGAAAAATCACTTTCAGTTGTGGCAAGCTGCGGATGAGTAGGATGGGAATTGCTACTATCATGGCGTGATTAACCAACACTCAGTTTGCACAAATTTGTTGTCACAGGGTCCAAACACTGTACTAAATCTGAACTACAGATAGAGCAGTACTGTATCCACATGTTAAAATGTACAGGAGAAGTGGAGTTACACGCACCAATTTCACTGCAGAAATTTGTTGGATTCGCCGAGAGAAGGcagttctttttttttttgacAGGTGAGAGAAGGCAGTTCTTTCACTGGGCATATCCTCCTGCGAAAATCCAACGCTGCAGAAGATGGAAACCGAATAAATTAGAGAGAATAATCCAGCTTCACCTTAAACGTAGGATTGTAGAGTGCGCCTAAGTAGCGGGTATCAGATGTACCCGCGTTCTTCCTCGCCCGTCCGGAGGTGAATAGCAATGGCTTCGCATGTGAGCGGAGACGCGGAGGCGGTTGGAAATctgccactgccaccacggccaagccgccgccgccgccccgacgcgcGCTCGACCGGTGGCCCCGCGCCTGTCCTCCAGGCCCGCCGATGGAAACGAGCCTCTGCCCTTTAGTTTACACAAGTTTACAGTTTCAAGCTGTGTCCACGTATTTTACCATTTACGCTTTCGTATGGATATTACGCCGACGGGAGTAACGTACGAGTGCCAAATGAAAAGGTTTAGATCTTCAGATGCATGCCGATGATTGCGTGCTTCATATTCACGTAATCTTATTCTTATGTCAATCTCTTTCTTTTACATACAATCCAAAAAtaggctagggtttcatagagataACATAATAAAAAACGAAAATAGCCAATAATAAGGTTTAAAAAGAGAAAATTATATCCCAACTGCCGCCTGGTAAGACTAGTCAGGAGAATAGATTAAAGCAGGAACTGCTGCCAGGAAGCACATTATCGCCAAAAGATAAAGCATAGATGAAGCTCTAAACCCACTACTCCAGAAAGTAAGGCAATCATGTTTTTTTAATCTTCATCCATCTCCTGGGTCATGTCtcaacatcttcttcttcgtcACAAACAACATCTTGGACAATCATCAGAACAACTTCACCTCGTTGCCTTCCCCATCATCATGTTGCTCCAATGTTGTCCTTTTATAGAGCAGTAACACCTTCCTTTATTGTTACATTGCCAAATGGGAGTGTCATACTCTTGGGATAACCATGTCCTTCCCAAATAAATCTCTCATATTCCATAACAACCTATTTTGTTCATTCAGCCATCTCCTGAATGTCATTGTCCTATCGATATCATTCTTTTTTTAACTGCCTTCTCCCTTTCATTGCACAGTTGAAATAGGCCATGAAAAATAAACAAGAGAGGCTTATTACTTCATCATTTATCACCCCAAAAAGCTCGTTACCAACTTCCATTATTATCCCCTTAAGGTACAAATAATTGATTTTTAGTAGGTCAACACAACATGGCGAGTCATTCATTGTATCATGTATTTGATAAATCCCTCTATAAATCTTATATTTTCTTCCTCACTACCTTTTGCCACATCCATTCTCTGGATTCAAGGTTCCACCACCATTTGCATAACAGACTAACATTAAACCTCTCTAGATTATGTTCGGACCTCCTGTCTTCTTGGGTCTACACACCACCAGCCATCTAACCCTATGATATTTTCTCTTCTTACTAGAGCGTTGCCAGAAAAATCACCTCATAGTCTTTTCCATACCCCTATATTCATTTTCGGAAATATGTACATGGAGAAATAGCACACGGGCATACTACACATGCATTATTTTATTCTTGTTATCCTACCCCCAATGGATAAACTACTAGTTTCTCATCCTTCCAATCTTTTATACATGCCAAAATTCATAATTAGCATGTAGTCTACTGGCATAAACAGGCACACCGAGGTATTTGATTGGCGAAGAACCCATTTGAAAGTTAAAAATATCAACATATATATCAGGCTCTTCTCATCATGCAACACCATGAACACTTCACTTTTCAGGAATTTTCAATCCAGACATTTGCTCAAACATATAGAGAAGCAGTTTTAAGTTTCTCACAATGTCCAAGTCATCATGTATGAACCTGATTGTATCATCGACATACTGAGGAATAAACACCCTCTATAAGTCAGGTGAGGCATCAACCCCGTGATTTGTCCACTACTTTGACCTAGAAGTACCATTTTTTGCAGACAATTCTCAGCNNNNNNNNNNNNNNNNNNNNNNNNNNNNNNNNNNNNNNNNNNNNNNNNNNNNNNNNNNNNNNNNNNNNNNNNNNNNNNNNNNNNNNNNNNNNNNNNNNNNNNNNNNNNNNNNNNNNNNNNNNNNNNNNNNNNNNNNNNNNNNNNNNNNNNNNNNNNNNNNNNNNNNNNNNNNNNNNNNNNNNNNNNNNNNNNNNNNNNNNNNNNNNNNNNNNNNNNNNNNNNNNNNNNNNNNNNNNNNNNNNNNNNNNNNNNNNNNNNNNNNNNNNNNNNNNNNNNNNNNNNNNNNNNNNNNNNNNNCCCCCGATCTAACACCTTTATGGCTGCCAAAAGTCCTCCCAGCCACATCACTCGGAGTTCCTCCCTCAACAATGTTCTTAAACTAGCCCATCCAAGTGTCATTGAACCATTTTTCTTCAATGCAATGAGAGAGAAACTCCTAGTTAACATTATCATATGCTTTTTTGAAATCCAATTTTAGGACcacctgtcgtggatctaagactgacagtagaatggggggtaggtatgaggaggcaagatcctagctatggagtagttgtacgcacgagttttacgagtgcaggcccttctcggaggaagtaacagccctacgtctcggtgccccgaggcggtcgactggattatatgtgtgtgtgtgtttacaaaagtgcgaacccttgtcccagaggagggaggtggcttatatagagtgcgccaggaccccagctcccctccgttacacagagttcaatgctcataaaggaaaggcgttacaGGTAACATCTGcagtaaatgtcataaatgctcataatgctataGTTTAAGTCttaaccgttgcagagtggagggttcctcatcttctggtggtcgagtgtcttcaaggtggtcgagtgagcgcatctccacggtcgagtggatgatgatttctcttcgactgcttctgattctttgtaaagatgtccttggggagggtacgctggacaggtccatgaccctaccctaggtacatagcttcatcattagcccccgaatggatcagggtttgagtgaggaaggggttgagaacacttccaacccactctttgt
The Triticum dicoccoides isolate Atlit2015 ecotype Zavitan chromosome 3A, WEW_v2.0, whole genome shotgun sequence genome window above contains:
- the LOC119269773 gene encoding beta-galactosidase 7-like; its protein translation is MSMAAAAAAITAVLLAALMARASAAAAGRVWADEEKGAHNGTARRQVTYDGRSLMLDGARRMLFSGDIHYPRSTPEMWPRLIESAREGGLDVIQTYVFWNVHEPIQGQYNFEGRYDLVKFIREIHAQGLYVSLRVGPFIEAEWKYGGLPFWLRGVPNITFRCDNEPYKVHMQKFVAKIVNMMKDEKLYYPQGGPIIISQIENEYKLVEGAFHSRGPPYVRWAAAMAVNLQTGVPWMMCKQDDAPDPIINTCNGLICGETFIGPNKPNKPALWTENWTSRYPLYGHDPRYRSPADIAFAVALFIARKKGSFVSYYMYHGGTNFGRFASSYVTTSYYDGAPLDEYGLIWQSTWSHLRELHAAVKQSEEPLLSGSYSTYSFGEQQEGHVFETESNCVAFLVNLDKHKTSNIQFGEASFQLAPKSISILSSCRRVVFETAKVNAQHGLRTAQVVQSLNNVDTWKIFKEPIPLAINNTTHIGHRFFEHLSTTKDETDYLWYLTRYDYRSNGDTQLVLNVESQAHVLHAYINNDYVGSVHGSHDGPRNIILKTPITLRKGQNSISLLSVMVGSPDSGAYMERRIFGVRKVSIQQGDHKSHSLNNELWKHQIGLSGEMNNIYTPEGSSRAQWTAINKSMHLPLIWYKTTFDTPWGNDPVTLNLSSMGKGEVWINGESIGRYWASFKTPSGQPSQSLYHVPQYFLKPRENTLVLMEEMGGDPLQISVNTMSVTRVYSSVNELSTPSLLSRRKHPAVRLRCQQGKRITDIEFASYGNPAEDCRSSSRSCLGSCHAETTEFVVKDACLGRRKCAIPVRPAKFGGDPCPGIEKSLSVVASCG